The Daphnia carinata strain CSIRO-1 chromosome 2, CSIRO_AGI_Dcar_HiC_V3, whole genome shotgun sequence genome has a segment encoding these proteins:
- the LOC130686887 gene encoding uncharacterized protein LOC130686887 isoform X3, producing the protein MDDLWGDDDLDADVVEECVLLATQASYCSSPKPQPHRQQHNFIDNKPKYGFEFKQPSSSHQLQTHVTNQKTATLAHTSVPATESSLNSSSNVAAKLVDVAELELLKEENRRLSETNLMKNGETTILRTDLQNVRAAMEKREMEVCQQLASLKDKELELEELRNKCKKIEQSAKEHQKSKRIPTSAQESPNRRKFLNRSSFEMAKYEAKTATAETGIQTDPMKRFRLDSTGTERIDNATDTSIMIENLKFSLLSSMYNNGISYSTVMEQLKLRMISDGIQENLIDLFHSSEPGIAEMICSNLERVKNADILKSNIEFLCCWITHILPFVENPKQGRLIEVLLSEIRRTSIIDMMSLLSAIIAQFGLATVCNRQTGCLLEKTALNLKDAYLSFNSEDQFQAAQKLVLTISTMLASPSSENLKKCLCIPHLLKSLVFVVHHQTEVDGLTSHAAERRLKILVQAFRLSLGILSSRREPWLTYKHSSAEVNRLYTLLTAISVEFHVPKEISHEINVLAFTLPGFGL; encoded by the exons ATGGATGACCTGTGGGGAGACGACGATCTAGATGCCGATGTCGTAGAAGAATGTGTATTGCTTGCCACTCAAGCAAGTTATTGTTCCTCCCCCAAGCCCCAGCCTCACCGTCAACAGCATAATTTCATTGATAATAAACCAAAGTATGgatttgaattcaaacaacCAAGTAGTAGCCATCAGCTTCAAACTCATGTAACAAACCAGAAGACTGCAACCCTGGCACATACATCTGTACCTGCTACAGAATCAAGTCTCAATAGCAGCAGTAATGTGGCAGCCAAATTAGTGGATGTAGCTGAACTAGAGCtactgaaagaagaaaatcgaaGACTATCTGAAACAAATCTTATGAAAAATGGGGAAACCACCATATTACGAACTGATCTCCAAAATGTTCGGGCAGCTatggagaaaagagaaatggaagTGTGTCAGCAGCTGGCCTCCTTAAAAGACAAA gAATTAGAGTTGGAGGAGTTACGTAACAAATGCAAGAAGATTGAACAAAGTGCTAAAGAGCACCAGAAGAGTAAAAGAATTCCAACCTCTGCCCAAGAATCACCTAATAGAAGAAAATTCCTAAACAG ATCCTCGTTTGAAATGGCTAAATACGAAGCGAAAACTGCTACAGCTGAAACAGGAATTCAAACTGACCCTATGAAACGATTCCGTCTAGATTCAACAGGCACTGAAC GAATAGATAATGCTACTGATACTTCAATTATGATCGAAAATCTCAAATTCAGCCTTCTGTCGTCCATGTACAATAACG GTATTTCGTATTCAACCGTTATGGAACAGTTAAAACTACGAATGATTTCTGATGGAATCCAAGAAAATTTGATAGACCTATTCCATAGCAGTGAACCCGGTATAGCCGAAATGATATGCAGCAACTTAGAGCGGGTCAAA aacGCAGATATCCTGAAGTCAAATATAGAATTTTTGTGTTGCTGGATCACCCATATTTTGCCCTTCGTCGAAAATCCAAAACAAGGCCGCCTTATTGAGGTCCTTCTATCGGAAATTCGACGAACATCTATTATCGATATGATGAGTCTCTTGTCTGCCATCATAGCTCAGTTCGGCTTAGCTACGGTTTGTAACCGACAAACAG gttgcCTTCTCGAGAAAACGGCTCTGAATCTTAAAGACGCATATCTATCTTTTAATTCAGAAGATCAATTTCAGGCAGCCCAAAAGCTGGTTCTGACTATTTCAACTATGCTTGCTTCACCTTCATCAGAAAATT TGAAAAAATGCTTATGCATTCCGCATTTATTGAAGTCACTTGTATTCGTTGTTCATCATCAAACTGAAGTCGATGGGCTCACATCTCATGCTGCAGAGCGGAGGCTGAAAATTCTCGTCCAGGCTTTCAGATTATCACTTGGTATTTTGAGCTCTCGCCGAGAGCCTTGGCTTACTTATAAGCATTCATCAGCAGAGGTGAATCGTTTGTATACACTGCTAACAGCCATCTCTGTCGAGTTTCATGTACCAAAGGAAATAAGTCATGAAATTAATG TTTTGGCGTTTACTTTGCCTGGATTTGGCCTCTAA
- the LOC130686897 gene encoding protein GPR107-like produces the protein MYLQKIFCCNFFLFLLIVTNTWKEIIGRKHHLDLKDETRKSIPVSMFGFLQGGILNVTVSNLAISKNAQETSGLGFSLDRTLSDAANPYLDSKRDICNSGLIINEEIDQTAVARFEFDFKNKLLKVRCSSKFNSIGNIITVDDPRNKRNSVAEKLSDSSLFSRSARPKRNVQNESLDVAEASNVSVTCNNLKIPLSTSDGNSFSTNFTVNIRHSEEEGMYNLYFHRCFTNNREPINITIEVTETNGDNYLSAGEMPLPMLYFIMSTVFLASGCFWVGVLCKSKREDVYKIHYLMALLVFLKSLSLAFHGVNFHFIQTEGFHIETWAVLYYITHLLKGAVLFITIVLIGTGWAFFKHILSGKDKKIFMIVVPLQVLANVAYIITEESEAGQAAHMTWNEVFILVDLLCCGAILFPVVWSIRHLQEASQTDGKAATSLRKLQLFRHFYILVVCYVYFTRIIVYLLRITVPFRYEWLDEFFFELATYIFFIMTASKFRPAVNNPYLLLTRDDDDDEVVEMDRVVTQTGLTETLVQTGRHKSSAKHQSMKNGTQEENESLVSAEGSHELD, from the exons ATGTATttacaaaagattttttgctgtaatttcttcctctttcttcTCATTGTGACAAACACGTGGAAAGAGATAATAGGTCGAAAACATCATCTTGATTTGAAG GATGAAACTCGAAAAAGCATCCCAGTAAGCATGTTTGGTTTTCTACAAGGAGGAATTCTGAATGTCACAGTTTCTAACTTggcaatttcaaaaaatgcaCAAGAAACATCGGGATTGGGGTTTAGTTTGGATAGGACACTTAGTGATGCCGCAAACCCATACTTGGATAGCAAAAGAGACATCTGCAATTCAGGACTGATTATAAATGAGGAGATAGACCAAACAGCCGTGGCACGATTTGAATTcgattttaaaaacaaatt GTTGAAGGTCCGCTGCTCCAGCAAATTTAATTCAATAGGCAACATTATCACAGTTGATGATCCAAGGAATAAGAGAAATTCAGTGGCCGAAAAACTTAGTGATTCAAGCTTATTCAGCCGCAGTGCTAGACCCAAAAGAAATGTGCAGAATGAATCACTAGACGTTGCTGAAGCATCGAATGTTAGTGTCACATGTAATAATCTGAAAATTCCGCTGTCGACATCAGAtggaaattcattttcaacaaaC TTCACAGTAAATATCAGACATTCAGAAGAAGAGGGTATGTACAACCTATATTTCCATCGCTGTTTCACGAATAACAGGGAACCCATTAACATAACG ATTGAGGTTACAGAGACAAATGGCGATAACTACCTTTCGGCCGGAGAAATGCCATTGCCGATGTTGTATTTCATTATGTCAACAGTGTTCCTTGCATCGGGGTGCTTTTGGGTAGGCGTGTTATGCAAAAGCAA ACGCGAGGATGTCTACAAGATCCATTATCTCATGGCTCTACTAGTTTTCCTGAAGTCATTGTCATTAGCTTTCCATGGAGTTAACTTTCATTTTATCCAAACCGAAGGTTTTCATATCGAAACGTGGGCTGTCCTCTACTATATCACACATTTGTTGAAAGGAGCCGTCCTTTTTATTACTATCGTACTGATTGGAACCGGATGGGCTTTTTTCAAACACATTCTAAGTGGAAAGGACAAAAAAATCTTCATGATCGTCGTCCCCTTACAG GTGCTCGCCAACGTTGCCTACATTATCACGGAAGAATCCGAGGCTGGCCAGGCTGCCCACATGACGTGGAACGAAGTATTTATCTTAGTTGATCTCCTGTGCTGCGGAGCCATTCTTTTCCCCGTAGTTTG GTCAATACGTCATCTGCAGGAAGCCAGTCAAACTGACGGAAAAGCAGCAACCTCTCTGCGCAAGCTTCAGCTCTTCAGACACTTCTATATTCTTGTCGTCTGTTATGTTTACTTTACTCGAATAATCGTTTATCTTCTACGG ATTACTGTGCCGTTTCGGTACGAATGGCTTGACGAATTTTTCTTCGAGCTAGCGACGTACATCTTTTTCATCATGACAGCTTCGAAATTCCGCCCAGCTGTCAACAATCCGTATTTGCTTCTTACCAGAgatgacgatgacgatgaAGTCGTAGAAATGGATAGAGT GGTAACGCAAACTGGATTGACTGAAACGCTTGTGCAAACAGGTCGTCACAAGAGTAGCGCAAAACATCAATCAATGAAAAATGGTACCCAGGAAGAGAATGAGTCTTTAGTCAGTGCTGAGGGCAGCCACGAGCTGGATTAA
- the LOC130686887 gene encoding uncharacterized protein LOC130686887 isoform X1 has protein sequence MDDLWGDDDLDADVVEECVLLATQASYCSSPKPQPHRQQHNFIDNKPKYGFEFKQPSSSHQLQTHVTNQKTATLAHTSVPATESSLNSSSNVAAKLVDVAELELLKEENRRLSETNLMKNGETTILRTDLQNVRAAMEKREMEVCQQLASLKDKVHHMDTQYSKQLEASKTEMKFKELELEELRNKCKKIEQSAKEHQKSKRIPTSAQESPNRRKFLNRSSFEMAKYEAKTATAETGIQTDPMKRFRLDSTGTERIDNATDTSIMIENLKFSLLSSMYNNGISYSTVMEQLKLRMISDGIQENLIDLFHSSEPGIAEMICSNLERVKNADILKSNIEFLCCWITHILPFVENPKQGRLIEVLLSEIRRTSIIDMMSLLSAIIAQFGLATVCNRQTGCLLEKTALNLKDAYLSFNSEDQFQAAQKLVLTISTMLASPSSENLKKCLCIPHLLKSLVFVVHHQTEVDGLTSHAAERRLKILVQAFRLSLGILSSRREPWLTYKHSSAEVNRLYTLLTAISVEFHVPKEISHEINVLAFTLPGFGL, from the exons ATGGATGACCTGTGGGGAGACGACGATCTAGATGCCGATGTCGTAGAAGAATGTGTATTGCTTGCCACTCAAGCAAGTTATTGTTCCTCCCCCAAGCCCCAGCCTCACCGTCAACAGCATAATTTCATTGATAATAAACCAAAGTATGgatttgaattcaaacaacCAAGTAGTAGCCATCAGCTTCAAACTCATGTAACAAACCAGAAGACTGCAACCCTGGCACATACATCTGTACCTGCTACAGAATCAAGTCTCAATAGCAGCAGTAATGTGGCAGCCAAATTAGTGGATGTAGCTGAACTAGAGCtactgaaagaagaaaatcgaaGACTATCTGAAACAAATCTTATGAAAAATGGGGAAACCACCATATTACGAACTGATCTCCAAAATGTTCGGGCAGCTatggagaaaagagaaatggaagTGTGTCAGCAGCTGGCCTCCTTAAAAGACAAAGTACATCATATGGATACACAATATTCAAAACAGCTTGAAGCATCAAAGACAGAAATGAAGTTCaag gAATTAGAGTTGGAGGAGTTACGTAACAAATGCAAGAAGATTGAACAAAGTGCTAAAGAGCACCAGAAGAGTAAAAGAATTCCAACCTCTGCCCAAGAATCACCTAATAGAAGAAAATTCCTAAACAG ATCCTCGTTTGAAATGGCTAAATACGAAGCGAAAACTGCTACAGCTGAAACAGGAATTCAAACTGACCCTATGAAACGATTCCGTCTAGATTCAACAGGCACTGAAC GAATAGATAATGCTACTGATACTTCAATTATGATCGAAAATCTCAAATTCAGCCTTCTGTCGTCCATGTACAATAACG GTATTTCGTATTCAACCGTTATGGAACAGTTAAAACTACGAATGATTTCTGATGGAATCCAAGAAAATTTGATAGACCTATTCCATAGCAGTGAACCCGGTATAGCCGAAATGATATGCAGCAACTTAGAGCGGGTCAAA aacGCAGATATCCTGAAGTCAAATATAGAATTTTTGTGTTGCTGGATCACCCATATTTTGCCCTTCGTCGAAAATCCAAAACAAGGCCGCCTTATTGAGGTCCTTCTATCGGAAATTCGACGAACATCTATTATCGATATGATGAGTCTCTTGTCTGCCATCATAGCTCAGTTCGGCTTAGCTACGGTTTGTAACCGACAAACAG gttgcCTTCTCGAGAAAACGGCTCTGAATCTTAAAGACGCATATCTATCTTTTAATTCAGAAGATCAATTTCAGGCAGCCCAAAAGCTGGTTCTGACTATTTCAACTATGCTTGCTTCACCTTCATCAGAAAATT TGAAAAAATGCTTATGCATTCCGCATTTATTGAAGTCACTTGTATTCGTTGTTCATCATCAAACTGAAGTCGATGGGCTCACATCTCATGCTGCAGAGCGGAGGCTGAAAATTCTCGTCCAGGCTTTCAGATTATCACTTGGTATTTTGAGCTCTCGCCGAGAGCCTTGGCTTACTTATAAGCATTCATCAGCAGAGGTGAATCGTTTGTATACACTGCTAACAGCCATCTCTGTCGAGTTTCATGTACCAAAGGAAATAAGTCATGAAATTAATG TTTTGGCGTTTACTTTGCCTGGATTTGGCCTCTAA
- the LOC130686893 gene encoding uncharacterized protein LOC130686893, translated as MNILSLLTIGVILLVTDAQGAVKRCFKCRSRGELGDCRNPDERTSSLPSTGRNPFLLSSDRDQTTRSNSNAFGANFDSSSSWSGVEAVPCSSGWCAKVIEGKGTFKAEEYGMATERMCLQRPPQDLRERCAMTVRGNQEVYMCFCQGDLCNGQPTFKASLDLIAGLALSALFVLRTF; from the exons ATGAATATCCTCTCACTGCTTACCATCGGAGTGATTCTTCTTGTGACGGATGCCCAGG GTGCCGTGAAACGCTGCTTCAAATGCCGTTCCAGAGGCGAGCTGGGCGATTGCCGCAATCCTGACGAGAGAACATCAAGTCTGCCAAGCACTGGAAGGAAtcctttccttttgtcttCCGACAGAGATCAAACGACTAGAAGCAACTCGAATGCTTTCGGAGCCAACTTTGACAGTTCCTCGTCGTGGAGTGGAGTTGAAGCTGTACCGTGCTCATCAGGCTGGTGTGCAAAAGTGATAGAAGGCAAGGGCACGTTCAAAGCTGAAG AGTACGGAATGGCGACGGAGCGGATGTGTCTGCAACGGCCGCCACAAGATTTGCGTGAGCGATGTGCCATGACGGTTCGAGGCAATCAAGAAGTCTACATGTGCTTCTGTCAAGGCGACCTGTGCAATGGCCAGCCTACGTTCAAAGCTTCATTGGACCTGATTGCTGGCCTTGCTTTGTCGGCCTTATTCGTTTTGCGCACTTTTTAA
- the LOC130686889 gene encoding myosin-2 heavy chain-like: MSTQDIAGYVSYRSGVQRGTGDLALPTGNFLHQQPPQPYTLQQTSNQPPTRAIQFQQFISWNQGQPASYNNSFHPQTAMYAAASPSYAITTDLRRIQGMETTIGYLRELLSKEYHKNIKERNTVDKTKKELEVALEDKKRFQEHLQEALAKINESKAVKEEANSALEEVLAVQKELSANQKQLQDTKSELITAQERIRNLETENTNLESKLAALSKEKSTCPRLSSSERTAGEEAHPCDEKNVFANLKAEYDALKSQFDAIIEKKNTVSNQYKEMGKKYLYMVEYSGEQMYNEYEEKHTVFIEKLKSLGQNSANETQCFMIKQTLDCLQGQLRLLENYREDFRITIELLMSRIDQEIAQVSDLSIRAPKPQLEIQLDTFDAMFRLVECNGSVERDNEEDSRRTT, translated from the exons ATGTCTACACAAGATATAGCTGGTTATGTTAGCTATCGTTCTGGTGTTCAACGTGGAACAGGCGATTTG GCATTGCCTACTGGGAACTTTCTGCATCAACAACCTCCACAGCCATATACCCTTCAACAAACTTCAAACCAGCCACCCACTCGAGCAATTCAGTTTCAGCAGTTCATCAGTTGGAACCAAGGACAACCAGCCTCATATAATAATTCGTTTCATCCACAAACTGCCATGTATGCCGCAGCTTCACCAAGTTATGCTATCACAACTGATTTACGGCGTATTCAAGGCATGGAGACTACTATTGGGTACTTGAGAGAATTATTATCCAAAGAGTAtcataaaaatataaaagaaagaaacactgttgataaaacaaaaaaagaacttgaagTTGCACTAGAAGATAAAAAACGGTTTCAAGAACATCTCCAAGAAGCACttgcaaaaattaatgaaTCAAAGGCTGTGAAAGAGGAGGCAAATTCTGCATTGGAAGAAGTTTTAGCAGTACAGAAGGAATTATCTGCTAACCAAAAACAGCTCCAAGATACTAAAAGTGAATTAATAACTGCTCAGGAAAGAATAAGGAATCTAGAGACCGAGAACACAAATCTGGAATCCAAA TTGGCTGCACTATCCAAAGAGAAGAGCACATGTCCCAGGTTATCTTCATCTGAACGAACAGCGGGCGAGGAAGCACATCCTTGTGatgagaaaaatgtttttgcaaaCTTGAA ggCAGAGTACGACGCGCTTAAGTCCCAGTTCGATGCAatcattgaaaagaaaaacaccgtGTCTAATCAGTACAAAGAAATGGGCAAAAAATATCTATACATGGTTGAGTATTCCGGAGAGCAAATGTATAACGA GTATGAGGAAAAACACACAGTCTTCatcgaaaaattaaaatctttAGGCCAAAACTCTGCAAATGAAACCCAATGCTTCATGATCAAACAGACACTGGATTGCCTTCAGGGGCAGCTAAGATTGCTAGAAAACTATCGCGAGGACTTCCGc ATAACCATCGAGTTGTTGATGAGCCGAATTGATCAAGAAATTGCCCAGGTTTCGGATTTGAGTATCCGTGCCCCAAAACCCCAGTTAGAAATCCAATTGGACACCTTCGACGCGATGTTTCGACTGGTTGAGTGTAATGGATCTGTGGAACGAGACAACGAAGAGGATTCTAGACGAACGACATAA
- the LOC130686891 gene encoding dicarboxylate carrier SLC25A8-like, whose protein sequence is MAPITASAPKMTGGSIELREPSLPVKLLTAGTAACVADLITFPLDTAKVRLQIQGEAGAAPVRYYITTAASTLGAGGHGAAAVMVEHSAASSQYKGMIGTVSTIARQEGPKALYNGLVAGLQRQMCFASIRIGLYDSIKLLYQQTLNGRRNSANKNTNASISVRICAGITTGGLAVLFAQPTDVVKVRMQAEARSATGIKRYSSTMNAYSTIARKEGVAGLWKGTLPNVSRNAIVNVAEIVCYDLFKEYILNSGLLKDGVPCHFTAAVAAGFCTTVVASPVDVVKTRFMNAPVGQYRGAIDCAVRMMMKEGPGAFYKGFMPSFSRLVSWNICMWITYEQFKRMVLVAYNQPTMLNRH, encoded by the exons ATGGCTCCGATCACGGCTTCAGCCCCCAAAATGACGGGCGGATCGATCGAATTGCGGGAACCGTCACTTCCCGTGAAACTTCTTACAGCTGGTACAGCCGCCTGCGTCGCGGATCTCATTACATTTCCACTCGACACGGCAAAAGTTCGGTTGcag attcaAGGAGAGGCTGGTGCGGCACCCGTACGTTACTACATTACCACAGCGGCCTCAACTTTGGGTGCTGGAGGACATGGCGCTGCGGCTGTGATGGTTGAACATTCAGCGGCTTCATCTCAATACAAAGGCATGATTGGGACAGTTTCAACCATTGCTCGCCAAGAAGGGCCAAA GGCTCTATACAATGGACTGGTTGCCGGACTTCAACGTCAAATGTGTTTCGCGTCCATCCGAATTGGGCTGTACGACTCAATCAAATTGCTGTACCAACAAACCCTTAACG GAAGACGAAACTCAGCCAACAAAAACACGAACGCTAGCATATCTGTGCGAATATGCGCAGGAATTACCACAGGAGGTTTGGCTGTGCTCTTTGCTCAACCGACCGATGTTGTTAAAGTACGAATGCAAGCAGAGGCTCGTTCGGCCACTGGAATTAAACGTTATTCGAGCACCATGAACGCTTATTCCACTATTGCTCGCAAAGAAGGAGTTGCTGGCTTATGGAAAG GAACATTGCCCAATGTTAGCCGTAATGCGATCGTCAATGTAGCCGAGATTGTCTGTTACGACCTCTTCAAAGAGTACATCCTAAATTCCGGTTTGCTGAAGGATGGCGTTCCATGTCATTTTACCGCCGCCGTTGCTGCAGGTTTCTGTACGACGGTGGTCGCATCACCGGTCGATGTCGTCAAAACACGTTTCATGAACGCCCCGGTAGGCCAATACCGAGGTGCTATCGATTGTGCCGTCCGCATGATGATGAAAGAGGGCCCTGGTGCCTTCTATAAAGGCTTTATGCCTTCATTCTCTCGTCTGGTGTCCTGGAACATTTGTATGTGGATCACATACgaacaattcaaaagaatgGTCTTGGTGGCTTACAACCAACCGACAATGCTCAATAGACATTGA
- the LOC130686887 gene encoding uncharacterized protein LOC130686887 isoform X2 produces the protein MDDLWGDDDLDADVVEECVLLATQASYCSSPKPQPHRQQHNFIDNKPKYGFEFKQPSSSHQLQTHVTNQKTATLAHTSVPATESSLNSSSNVAAKLVDVAELELLKEENRRLSETNLMKNGETTILRTDLQNVRAAMEKREMEVCQQLASLKDKVHHMDTQYSKQLEASKTEMKFKELELEELRNKCKKIEQSAKEHQKSKRIPTSAQESPNRRKFLNRSSFEMAKYEAKTATAETGIQTDPMKRFRLDSTGTERIDNATDTSIMIENLKFSLLSSMYNNGISYSTVMEQLKLRMISDGIQENLIDLFHSSEPGIAEMICSNLERNADILKSNIEFLCCWITHILPFVENPKQGRLIEVLLSEIRRTSIIDMMSLLSAIIAQFGLATVCNRQTGCLLEKTALNLKDAYLSFNSEDQFQAAQKLVLTISTMLASPSSENLKKCLCIPHLLKSLVFVVHHQTEVDGLTSHAAERRLKILVQAFRLSLGILSSRREPWLTYKHSSAEVNRLYTLLTAISVEFHVPKEISHEINVLAFTLPGFGL, from the exons ATGGATGACCTGTGGGGAGACGACGATCTAGATGCCGATGTCGTAGAAGAATGTGTATTGCTTGCCACTCAAGCAAGTTATTGTTCCTCCCCCAAGCCCCAGCCTCACCGTCAACAGCATAATTTCATTGATAATAAACCAAAGTATGgatttgaattcaaacaacCAAGTAGTAGCCATCAGCTTCAAACTCATGTAACAAACCAGAAGACTGCAACCCTGGCACATACATCTGTACCTGCTACAGAATCAAGTCTCAATAGCAGCAGTAATGTGGCAGCCAAATTAGTGGATGTAGCTGAACTAGAGCtactgaaagaagaaaatcgaaGACTATCTGAAACAAATCTTATGAAAAATGGGGAAACCACCATATTACGAACTGATCTCCAAAATGTTCGGGCAGCTatggagaaaagagaaatggaagTGTGTCAGCAGCTGGCCTCCTTAAAAGACAAAGTACATCATATGGATACACAATATTCAAAACAGCTTGAAGCATCAAAGACAGAAATGAAGTTCaag gAATTAGAGTTGGAGGAGTTACGTAACAAATGCAAGAAGATTGAACAAAGTGCTAAAGAGCACCAGAAGAGTAAAAGAATTCCAACCTCTGCCCAAGAATCACCTAATAGAAGAAAATTCCTAAACAG ATCCTCGTTTGAAATGGCTAAATACGAAGCGAAAACTGCTACAGCTGAAACAGGAATTCAAACTGACCCTATGAAACGATTCCGTCTAGATTCAACAGGCACTGAAC GAATAGATAATGCTACTGATACTTCAATTATGATCGAAAATCTCAAATTCAGCCTTCTGTCGTCCATGTACAATAACG GTATTTCGTATTCAACCGTTATGGAACAGTTAAAACTACGAATGATTTCTGATGGAATCCAAGAAAATTTGATAGACCTATTCCATAGCAGTGAACCCGGTATAGCCGAAATGATATGCAGCAACTTAGAGCGG aacGCAGATATCCTGAAGTCAAATATAGAATTTTTGTGTTGCTGGATCACCCATATTTTGCCCTTCGTCGAAAATCCAAAACAAGGCCGCCTTATTGAGGTCCTTCTATCGGAAATTCGACGAACATCTATTATCGATATGATGAGTCTCTTGTCTGCCATCATAGCTCAGTTCGGCTTAGCTACGGTTTGTAACCGACAAACAG gttgcCTTCTCGAGAAAACGGCTCTGAATCTTAAAGACGCATATCTATCTTTTAATTCAGAAGATCAATTTCAGGCAGCCCAAAAGCTGGTTCTGACTATTTCAACTATGCTTGCTTCACCTTCATCAGAAAATT TGAAAAAATGCTTATGCATTCCGCATTTATTGAAGTCACTTGTATTCGTTGTTCATCATCAAACTGAAGTCGATGGGCTCACATCTCATGCTGCAGAGCGGAGGCTGAAAATTCTCGTCCAGGCTTTCAGATTATCACTTGGTATTTTGAGCTCTCGCCGAGAGCCTTGGCTTACTTATAAGCATTCATCAGCAGAGGTGAATCGTTTGTATACACTGCTAACAGCCATCTCTGTCGAGTTTCATGTACCAAAGGAAATAAGTCATGAAATTAATG TTTTGGCGTTTACTTTGCCTGGATTTGGCCTCTAA
- the LOC130686890 gene encoding hsc70-interacting protein-like — MSPIKIPEKQLTELRAFVTLLKSQPSLLQQPELQFLKEYIESLGGKVPACEIPKTEIPKSCPAHESHKASKPAEDEEPELVESDVELDQTGVIEPDNEPPQEMGNPDQEMSEADEEKFSDLRQQATAAFAEGDYQKAADCFTEVIKLNPQSALMFAKRANCFIHLNKPNACIRDCDRAIEINPDCAPAHKFRGRAHRLLGNWEEAVKDLRLACKIDYDDQANEWLKEVTPNAKKLEEHRRKYERLREEKLLREKQARIRRAQEEHQKAREASEARSSSAGANPFAGMGGMGGMGGMGGMGGMPDISSLLNDPEVLAAFQDPEVAQAFQDVSANPQNYAKYENNPKIKSVINKMAAQFGGGMGMGGGFPGGFPGGFPGGFPGADDGSSGAAPNSGSADDLD, encoded by the exons ATGTCACCAATTAAAATACCAGAAAAGCAACTAACCGAATTGCGTGCTTTTGTCACGTTGCTGAAGTCCCAGCCTTCTCTCTTGCAACAGCCAGAATTGCAGTTTTTGAAAGAATACATCGAGAGTCTTGGGGGAAAGGTTCCCGCGTGCGAAATTCCCAAAACAGAGATTCCAAAATCTTGCCCTGCTCATGAAAGCCATAAGGCTTCAAAGCCAGCTGAAGATGAAGAGCCAGAGTTGGTGGAAAGCGATGTTGAGCTGGATCAAACTGGAGTCATTG AGCCTGACAATGAACCACCTCAGGAAATGGGAAATCCTGACCAAGAAATGTCAGAAGCTGACGAAGAAAAATTCTCAGACCTCCGACAACAAGCTACTGCAGCCTTTGCAGAGGGTGATTATCAGAAAGCTGCTGATTGCTTCACCGAAGTTATCAAACTGAATCCACAGTCTGCATTAATGTTTGCTAAGAGGGCAAATTGCTTTATTCACCTGAATAAACCCAATGCTTGCATCCGGGATTGTGATCGTGCTATTGAGATTAATCCAGACTGTGCTCCTGCCCACAAATTCAGGGGTCGTGCTCACAG GCTATTGGGTAACTGGGAAGAAGCCGTCAAGGACCTGCGTTTGGCGTGTAAAATTGATTACGACGACCAGGCTAACGAGTGGTTGAAAGAAGTTACTCCAAAT gCTAAAAAACTGGAGGAGCACCGGCGCAAGTACGAACGCCTTCGCGAAGAGAAACTGCTGCGCGAGAAACAGGCAAGGATTCGACGAGCCCAAGAGGAGCATCAGAAAGCCCGGGAGGCAAGCGAAGCCAGATCGTCTTCCGCCGGAGCTAACCCGTTTGCCGGAATGGGAGGTATGGGTGGCATGGGAGGTATGGGCGGAATGGGAGGTATGCCTGACATTAGCTCCCTACTGAACGATCCTGAAGTCCTTGCTGCATTCCAG GATCCGGAAGTGGCGCAAGCTTTCCAGGACGTGTCGGCCAACCCGCAGAATTACGCGAAATACGAaaacaaccccaaaattaaaTCTGTCATCAATAAAATGGCTGCCCAATTTGGCGGAGGGATGGGAATGGGTGGTGGCTTCCCTGGCGGATTCCCTGGTGGCTTCCCAGGCGGCTTTCCCGGAGCAGATGACGGCAGTAGTGGTGCTGCGCCGAATTCAGGATCAGCTGATGATTTAGATTAA